The following is a genomic window from Desulforhopalus sp..
GACAAAGGCGTAGATCGACAGCTCGGTGTTGAAGAGGAGCAGGGTCAGCACCGCGCCGAATCCGGCAAAGGGCAGGGCGGTGAGGATGGTCAGCGGATGGATGAAGCTCTCGTAGAGGATGCCGAGGACGATATAGATGACGACGATGGCCAGGGCGAGCAGCCAGCCCATGCTGCCCTGGGCCTCCTGAAACTGCTGGGCGTTGCCCTGGAAGGAGGCGTTGACGCCGTCGGGCAGGACGGTGGCGTTGAGTTTTTTCAGATCGGCGAGGATATCACCCAGGGCGACACCGGGTTTGGTGTTAAACGACAGGGTAACCGACGGTAACTGGCCGGTATGATTGATGGACAGGGGGCCAACGCCTTGCCGCAGCGCTGCCACCGAGGTGAGCGGCACCAGCTTGCCCTGGCTGGAGCGGACGTAGAGCTTGTCGAGTACCGAGGCGTCGGTGCGGTAGCGCGGCTGGAGCTCCATGATGACGTCGTACTGATCGGTGGCGCCGTTGATCGTCGAGACCACCCGGGTACCGTAGGCACTGTACAGGGTTTCTTCGACCTGTTTTGGCGAGATACCAAGGAGCAGTGCCCGGTCGCGGTTGATCTCGATGTTCAGCTCGGGGTTCTCCAGCTGCAGGTCGCTGGAGACGTCAAGGAGGCTCGGCATCTCCTTCATCGCCAGTTCGAGTTTTTTTGCCGACGAGTACAGGAGGTCGAGGTCGATGGCCTGCAGGGTCATCTGATACTGGCTGCGGGCACGGCGGCCGCCGATGTTGACCGGCGGGCGGTTGATGGGCATGGCGCGGATGCCCGGCACTGAGTTGAGCTGCGGCCGGAGGATCTGGATGACCTGATCGACCGATTCCTTGCGCTGCGCCCGAGGCTTGAGGACGACGAGCATGAAGGCCGAGGAGTCGACGTCGACCATGAAGCGGTCGACGTTGGGGTTTTTCTGGAGGATGGCCGCCAGCCGCATGGAGTTGCCGACCACCGAAGGCCAGGATGCATCCTGCGCCGTTTCCGTTGAAATCATTATCATATCGCGATCTTCCGCGGGGATGAAGCCTTTTGGCACGAGAGCGAACAGGTACACCGTGCCGGCCAGCATGATCAGGGAGAACAGCAAAGTGGCGAGGCGGTGGCGGAGGACAAAGAGCAGGCTGCGGTCATACCAGCCGACCATTGCCTGATATATCCGCTCGGTGGCCTGGTAGATTTTTCCGTGGCGGATGAGGTGCGGCTCACGGAGAAAACGGCTGGCGAGCATCGGGGTCAGGGTCAGGCTGATGATGCCGCTGACGAGAACCGCTATGCCAATGGTTACGGCGAACTCCCGGAACAGCCGGCCCATCATGCCGCCGAGGAAGAACAGGGGAATGAAGATCGCCACCAGGGAAATAGTCATGGAGACGATGGTGAAGCCGACCTCTTTTGCCCCGTCGAGGGCGGCCTGCATGCGGCTCTTGCCCATCTCCATATGACGGACGATGTTCTCCAGCATGACGATGGAGTCATCGACGACAAAGCCGACCGACAGGGTGAGGGCCATCAGTGACATATTGTCGAGGCTGTAACCCAGCGTGTACATGACGGCGAAGGTACCGACGATGGACATCGGCAAGGACAGGCTGGGGATGACTGTCGCCGAGATATTGCGGATAAAGAGAAAGATGACCATGACCACCAGGGCGAGGGTGAGGGCCATGGTGAACTGGATATCCTCGACCGAGTCCTTGATCGGCAGGCTGCCGTCGCGGAGAACGGTGAGTTTGGTCGAGGCCGGCAGGGACTCGGTAAGGCCCGGCAGGGTGGCCTTTACCGCCTCGGCCACCGCCAGGGTGTTCATCCCCGGCTGCTTGTAGACGGCGAGAAAGATCGACTGGGCCTTGCTGTCTCTGGTGAAGAACCAGGCGGCCGACTGGTCGTTCTCGACGCTGTCAAGGACTGTGGCGATTTCTCTCAGATGCACCGGCCGGCCGGCCCGCACGGCGACGACGATCTCGGCATACTCCTTTGCTTCGTTCAGCTGGCCGTTTGACTGCAGGGTGACTCGGCGCCGCTCGTCGTTCAGCTGGCCCATCGGCCGGTTGCTGTTCTGGGCATCAATGGCGGCAGCGACCTCACCGACATCGATGCCCAGGCCCTGCATGGCCACTGGATCGAGCTGGACGCGCACCGCGTATTTCTGTGAACCGCGCACCTGCACCTGGGCGACGCCCTGGATGGTCGACAAACGCTGGCTCATGGTCTGGCCGTAGCGATCGAGGGCCGGCAGGGGCAGGGTCGGGCTGGACAGCGAGATATAGAGGATGGGGATATCGGCGGGATTGGCCTTACGAAAGGTTGGCGGCGCGGGCATACCGTCCGGCAGGCGGCGGGTCGCCGAGCTGAT
Proteins encoded in this region:
- a CDS encoding efflux RND transporter permease subunit — encoded protein: MISMSDIFIRRPVMTVLTMLTILLFGLIAYRQLPVSDLPNVDYPTINVTANLPGASPETMGASVATVLEKEFSSIAGIDSMSSVSTTGRTQITLQFSLERDIDSAAQDVQSAISSATRRLPDGMPAPPTFRKANPADIPILYISLSSPTLPLPALDRYGQTMSQRLSTIQGVAQVQVRGSQKYAVRVQLDPVAMQGLGIDVGEVAAAIDAQNSNRPMGQLNDERRRVTLQSNGQLNEAKEYAEIVVAVRAGRPVHLREIATVLDSVENDQSAAWFFTRDSKAQSIFLAVYKQPGMNTLAVAEAVKATLPGLTESLPASTKLTVLRDGSLPIKDSVEDIQFTMALTLALVVMVIFLFIRNISATVIPSLSLPMSIVGTFAVMYTLGYSLDNMSLMALTLSVGFVVDDSIVMLENIVRHMEMGKSRMQAALDGAKEVGFTIVSMTISLVAIFIPLFFLGGMMGRLFREFAVTIGIAVLVSGIISLTLTPMLASRFLREPHLIRHGKIYQATERIYQAMVGWYDRSLLFVLRHRLATLLFSLIMLAGTVYLFALVPKGFIPAEDRDMIMISTETAQDASWPSVVGNSMRLAAILQKNPNVDRFMVDVDSSAFMLVVLKPRAQRKESVDQVIQILRPQLNSVPGIRAMPINRPPVNIGGRRARSQYQMTLQAIDLDLLYSSAKKLELAMKEMPSLLDVSSDLQLENPELNIEINRDRALLLGISPKQVEETLYSAYGTRVVSTINGATDQYDVIMELQPRYRTDASVLDKLYVRSSQGKLVPLTSVAALRQGVGPLSINHTGQLPSVTLSFNTKPGVALGDILADLKKLNATVLPDGVNASFQGNAQQFQEAQGSMGWLLALAIVVIYIVLGILYESFIHPLTILTALPFAGFGAVLTLLLFNTELSIYAFVGIIMLIGLVKKNGIMMIDFAVVAQAQGKSAEEAIHEACIIRFRPIMMTTMAALMAGLPIALGYGAGAESRRPLGLAVVGGLLFSQTLTLYVTPVFYIYMEKLQQWLKGRSKKPRPPVSVV